The Hahella sp. HNIBRBA332 genome window below encodes:
- a CDS encoding monovalent cation/H+ antiporter subunit A, with amino-acid sequence MSLYLIPLAPLLGALVPVFSGRSGRSALALSVALFPAWALAYVLIQAQAVLDGETLRFSLDWIPAIGLQLAFRLDGLGLLFCLLILIIGLLVILYARYYLSEQENMGRFYSYLLLFMTAMLGIVLSNNLLQLWIFWELTSISSFLLISFWSHKSDARKGARMALAVTGAGGLALLAGLLLIGHIVGDYSLDTVLANGALIKADPAYPIALILLLLGAFTKSAQFPFHFWLPHAMAAPTPVSAYLHSATMVKAGIFLLARMYPAMSGTDMWFLAVSMTGLITLLYGAFTALFQHDLKGLLAYSTISHLGLITLLLGMNTRLAAVAAVFHIINHAIFKASLFMAAGIIDHESGSRDMRKLNGLWKYMPHTAALAMVAASSMAGVPLLNGFLSKEMFFAETLDQSTLGGLSWVIPVLATVGGAFSVAYSLRFIHDVFFNGDPIDLPRTPHEPPRYMKVPVEILVALCLLVGVFPNYVVNNLLNAASAAVLNGRLPDYNLAIWHGFNIPMLMSLAAMAGGLYIYYNRRTLFQFHAQFPQHDAKQTFEGVVQYISKQCVRIIDALENGSLQRYVFLLLLFALMFMAGPLLDLHHSAGPRPQLELNGVVVTGAILLSLSAVATVIWARRRFIALLSLSVTGLIVSIAFAYFSAPDLALTQLSVEIITVILLMLALFFLPQTSLKESSPNRLTRDLSLAALIGGVVGSISYALMTRPLLSISDYYLTHSKTGGGGDNVVNVILVDFRGFDTLGEITVLGIAALGIYKLIAGMRLYMPAGDENGRPWSQDRHPMILALVSQNLLPLALLVSVYILLRGHNLPGGGFIAGLITAVAIIQQYIAHGVDWIKHRVHINYQALIAGGILLAALTGVGAWLFERPFLTSWFDHFHLPWIGDFELASAMLFDLGVYLTVVGAAMLILANLGKLTTSERPSFIENGDASRAPATHQKEEF; translated from the coding sequence ATGAGTTTGTATTTAATCCCACTGGCTCCCCTGTTGGGAGCATTGGTTCCTGTATTCTCCGGACGCTCGGGCCGCAGCGCCCTGGCGCTCTCCGTCGCGCTGTTTCCCGCCTGGGCGCTGGCCTATGTATTGATCCAGGCGCAAGCTGTACTGGATGGCGAGACCCTCCGCTTCAGCCTGGACTGGATACCCGCCATCGGGCTGCAACTGGCTTTCCGACTCGATGGGCTCGGCCTGCTATTCTGCCTGTTGATACTGATCATCGGTTTGCTGGTGATTCTGTACGCGCGTTACTACCTTTCAGAGCAGGAAAACATGGGGCGGTTTTACTCCTACCTGCTCCTGTTCATGACGGCGATGCTCGGCATCGTGTTATCCAATAACCTGCTGCAGCTGTGGATTTTCTGGGAACTCACCAGCATCAGCTCATTCCTGCTGATCAGTTTCTGGTCTCATAAAAGCGACGCCCGCAAGGGCGCCCGCATGGCGCTGGCCGTCACGGGGGCGGGAGGGCTTGCGTTATTAGCGGGACTGTTGCTGATCGGGCATATTGTCGGCGACTACAGTCTGGACACCGTGTTGGCCAATGGCGCGCTGATCAAGGCGGACCCCGCTTATCCTATCGCGTTGATTTTGCTGTTGTTGGGTGCGTTTACCAAGTCCGCTCAGTTTCCGTTTCACTTCTGGCTGCCTCACGCCATGGCGGCGCCGACGCCGGTCAGCGCTTATCTGCACTCCGCCACCATGGTGAAAGCGGGCATTTTTCTGCTGGCGCGCATGTATCCGGCCATGTCCGGCACCGACATGTGGTTCCTGGCGGTTAGCATGACCGGTTTGATCACCCTGCTCTACGGCGCCTTCACTGCGCTGTTTCAACACGATTTGAAGGGGCTGCTGGCGTACTCCACCATCAGTCATCTCGGATTGATCACCCTGCTGCTGGGGATGAACACCCGGCTGGCTGCCGTTGCGGCGGTGTTTCACATCATCAATCACGCCATCTTCAAGGCCTCGCTGTTTATGGCGGCGGGCATTATCGACCACGAGTCCGGCTCTCGTGATATGCGCAAACTCAACGGGCTCTGGAAATACATGCCGCATACGGCGGCGCTGGCCATGGTGGCGGCCTCCTCCATGGCGGGCGTGCCGTTGCTGAACGGCTTTCTGTCCAAGGAAATGTTTTTTGCGGAGACCTTGGACCAGAGCACTCTGGGCGGATTATCCTGGGTCATTCCGGTCCTGGCGACTGTCGGCGGCGCGTTCTCCGTGGCGTATTCGCTGCGCTTTATCCACGATGTCTTTTTCAACGGCGACCCGATTGATTTGCCGCGTACGCCGCACGAGCCGCCCCGCTATATGAAGGTTCCGGTGGAGATACTGGTCGCGCTTTGCCTGCTGGTGGGGGTATTCCCCAACTATGTTGTCAACAACCTGCTGAACGCTGCTTCGGCTGCAGTGCTCAATGGGCGTTTGCCGGATTATAATCTCGCCATCTGGCATGGCTTCAACATCCCCATGCTGATGAGTTTGGCGGCCATGGCTGGCGGTCTCTACATCTATTACAACCGGCGCACGCTGTTCCAGTTCCACGCCCAATTTCCTCAACATGACGCCAAACAAACCTTCGAGGGTGTCGTGCAATATATCTCCAAACAGTGCGTGCGCATCATCGACGCTCTGGAGAACGGCTCTCTGCAACGCTACGTATTTTTGCTTTTATTGTTCGCGTTGATGTTTATGGCTGGTCCCTTGCTGGATTTACACCACAGCGCCGGCCCCCGCCCACAGCTTGAACTCAACGGCGTGGTGGTGACCGGGGCCATCCTCCTGAGCCTGAGCGCGGTGGCGACTGTGATCTGGGCGCGACGGCGCTTTATCGCCCTGCTGTCATTGTCGGTGACGGGGTTGATCGTCTCAATCGCCTTCGCTTACTTCTCAGCTCCAGACTTGGCGCTGACGCAACTGTCCGTTGAGATCATTACCGTCATTCTGCTGATGTTGGCGCTGTTCTTCCTGCCGCAGACGTCCCTTAAAGAGTCCAGCCCCAACCGGCTGACCCGCGACCTCAGTCTTGCAGCGCTGATAGGCGGCGTGGTCGGGAGCATCAGCTATGCATTGATGACGCGTCCGCTGCTGAGTATTTCCGATTACTACCTGACTCACAGCAAAACCGGTGGTGGCGGCGATAACGTGGTCAACGTCATTCTGGTGGACTTCCGCGGCTTCGACACGCTGGGAGAAATCACCGTGCTGGGCATCGCCGCCCTGGGGATATACAAGCTGATCGCCGGCATGCGATTGTATATGCCTGCGGGAGATGAAAACGGCCGCCCCTGGAGCCAGGATCGTCATCCGATGATACTGGCCCTGGTGTCGCAGAACCTGTTGCCCCTGGCGTTGCTGGTGTCGGTATACATCCTGCTGCGCGGCCATAACCTTCCCGGCGGCGGCTTCATTGCGGGCTTGATCACCGCCGTGGCGATTATTCAGCAATACATCGCCCATGGCGTGGATTGGATCAAACACCGAGTACATATTAACTATCAGGCTTTGATTGCTGGCGGCATTCTGCTGGCGGCCCTTACCGGCGTCGGCGCCTGGCTATTCGAACGCCCCTTCCTGACCAGCTGGTTCGATCATTTCCATCTGCCCTGGATCGGCGACTTCGAACTCGCCAGCGCCATGCTGTTCGATCTTGGCGTCTATTTGACCGTGGTGGGAGCCGCCATGTTGATCCTGGCGAACCTGGGCAAACTCACCACCAGCGAACGCCCGTCTTTTATTGAAAATGGCGACGCCTCGCGCGCGCCGGCGACGCATCAAAAAGAGGAGTTTTAA
- a CDS encoding Na+/H+ antiporter subunit C: protein MEGVYAFCVGLLTACGVFLCLRGRTFSVVLGLTLLSYAVNLFLFASGRLTLYGAAVLGSSEKYGDPLPQALVLTAIVIGFAMTAFLVILAMRSRADLGNDHVDGRIPSEPSLVQRRTGRKG, encoded by the coding sequence ATGGAAGGCGTTTACGCATTCTGTGTCGGCCTGCTGACGGCCTGTGGCGTATTTTTATGCCTGCGCGGACGCACTTTTTCCGTAGTGCTGGGACTGACGCTGCTGTCCTACGCCGTTAACCTGTTCCTGTTCGCCAGCGGTCGCCTCACCCTGTACGGCGCAGCGGTCTTGGGCTCATCCGAAAAGTACGGCGATCCTCTGCCGCAGGCTCTGGTATTGACCGCCATCGTCATTGGATTCGCCATGACCGCCTTTTTGGTCATACTGGCGATGCGGTCGCGGGCGGATCTGGGCAATGACCATGTGGACGGACGCATTCCCTCAGAGCCTTCTCTGGTGCAAAGACGTACGGGGAGAAAAGGGTGA
- a CDS encoding monovalent cation/H+ antiporter subunit D: MLHLPILPIVIPLLAGVLLLLPPLCHSLPRQRFVAVAVNLALIATSVILLQRTHLEGALTYALGDWPSPFGIVLVADRISALLTLLTSLLGLGALLYACAGDDKNGMYFHPLFMFQLMGVNGAFLTGDIFNLFVFFEVLLIASYALLIHGGGKQKTRAAVHYVIINLVGSCLFLFALGTLYGVLGTLNIADMAAKAMLLGPDEQPLAKAGGLLLLAVFGLKAALLPFYFWLPRSYSSASAPVAALFAIMTKVGAYSILRIHTTIFGAGAGALAEIATPWLQPLALLTLVIGSIGALASPSLRTLTANLTLVSMGILLTAIALQRADATAAALYYSIHTTLVTGALFLLADMIGRQRGKAEDRFVASRRMQRPVALGVAFLLAAIAVTGAPPLSGFVGKVLLLQATEGPVEAGLIWPVVLISGLAAIIALSRAGSSLFWRHSEDSPLAEPTPALRMIAVYLLLAASPLLVVFGGPVTEFADAAATQLHDSAALGGMMQQGGS; this comes from the coding sequence ATGCTGCACTTGCCAATACTCCCCATCGTCATTCCCTTGCTGGCGGGCGTGCTGTTATTACTGCCACCGCTCTGCCATTCTCTGCCCAGACAGCGATTCGTCGCCGTCGCCGTGAATCTGGCGTTGATCGCCACATCCGTCATATTGCTGCAGCGGACCCATCTGGAAGGCGCGCTGACCTACGCATTAGGAGACTGGCCCTCGCCCTTCGGCATTGTACTGGTAGCGGATCGCATTTCCGCTCTGTTGACGTTGCTGACCTCTCTGTTGGGCCTCGGCGCGTTACTGTACGCCTGCGCCGGCGACGACAAAAATGGCATGTACTTTCATCCACTGTTTATGTTCCAACTCATGGGCGTCAACGGCGCGTTTCTGACTGGCGATATCTTTAACCTGTTCGTTTTCTTCGAAGTTCTTCTTATCGCCTCCTATGCATTGTTGATCCATGGCGGCGGCAAGCAGAAGACCCGGGCGGCAGTGCATTACGTGATTATTAACCTGGTGGGCTCCTGTCTGTTCCTGTTCGCATTGGGAACGCTGTATGGCGTCCTGGGTACGCTCAATATCGCGGATATGGCCGCCAAAGCAATGCTATTGGGACCAGATGAGCAACCGTTGGCGAAAGCCGGCGGGTTGCTCTTATTGGCGGTGTTCGGCCTGAAGGCGGCGTTGTTGCCGTTCTACTTCTGGCTGCCGCGTTCCTACTCCTCCGCCTCCGCGCCAGTGGCGGCCTTGTTCGCCATCATGACCAAGGTGGGCGCATACAGCATCCTGCGCATTCATACGACAATTTTCGGGGCCGGCGCTGGCGCTTTGGCGGAAATAGCCACCCCCTGGTTGCAGCCTCTGGCATTGCTGACGCTGGTCATCGGCTCCATCGGCGCTCTCGCCAGTCCCAGTCTGCGTACGCTGACCGCCAACCTGACGCTGGTCTCCATGGGTATTCTGCTGACCGCCATCGCCCTGCAACGCGCCGACGCCACCGCTGCGGCGCTGTATTACTCCATTCACACCACCCTGGTTACCGGCGCCTTGTTCTTGTTGGCGGATATGATTGGTCGACAGCGCGGCAAGGCGGAGGACCGTTTCGTCGCGTCACGGCGTATGCAGCGCCCGGTCGCTTTGGGCGTGGCCTTTCTCCTCGCAGCCATCGCCGTCACTGGCGCGCCGCCATTGTCCGGCTTCGTCGGCAAGGTATTGCTGCTGCAAGCCACTGAGGGTCCCGTGGAAGCCGGCTTGATCTGGCCCGTTGTGCTGATCAGCGGTCTGGCGGCGATTATCGCACTGTCCCGCGCCGGCTCATCCCTGTTCTGGCGTCACAGTGAGGACTCGCCCCTGGCGGAGCCTACGCCAGCGCTTCGGATGATCGCAGTCTACCTGCTGCTGGCGGCGTCGCCTTTGCTGGTCGTGTTCGGCGGTCCCGTGACAGAGTTCGCTGACGCCGCCGCAACACAATTGCATGACTCAGCCGCCTTGGGCGGCATGATGCAACAAGGAGGCTCATGA
- a CDS encoding Na+/H+ antiporter subunit E, giving the protein MVNRLRLFWLPSPWLSLLLFVAWLMLNNSAAPGHLALGALLAVAIPRLTVRLGDPQPSMKRPVLAIRYVLRVLGDIIRDNFRVALLIMGPNRRLQPAFVALPLELHEPLPLTILAGTISLTPGTVSVEVSEDKLWLYIHTLHLDDEAELIAHLKGRYEAALKEIFEC; this is encoded by the coding sequence ATGGTCAACCGCTTACGCCTGTTCTGGCTTCCCTCGCCCTGGCTCAGTCTGCTGCTGTTTGTCGCCTGGCTGATGCTCAACAACAGCGCAGCGCCGGGACACTTGGCGCTGGGCGCTTTATTGGCTGTCGCGATTCCACGGCTGACCGTCCGACTTGGCGACCCGCAACCCAGCATGAAGCGGCCTGTACTGGCGATCCGCTATGTTCTGCGCGTGCTGGGCGACATTATTCGCGATAACTTCCGCGTCGCCCTGTTGATCATGGGGCCAAATCGACGTTTACAACCCGCCTTCGTGGCCTTGCCGCTGGAGCTGCACGAACCTCTCCCACTCACCATTCTCGCCGGCACCATTTCGTTGACCCCCGGCACCGTTAGCGTGGAAGTCTCCGAGGATAAGCTCTGGCTTTACATCCACACTCTGCACCTGGACGACGAGGCCGAGCTGATTGCGCATCTCAAGGGCCGTTATGAAGCCGCCTTGAAGGAGATATTCGAATGCTGA
- a CDS encoding K+/H+ antiporter subunit F — protein MLNLALQIAIGMVSIAMLLNLWRLLLGPESADRILALETMYLNSMALIVLFGLWQGAALFFEAALLVAMLGFASTAALCKFLLRGDIIE, from the coding sequence ATGCTGAATCTGGCTTTGCAAATCGCCATCGGCATGGTTTCCATCGCCATGCTCCTGAACCTTTGGCGTCTGCTGCTGGGCCCGGAATCCGCCGACCGGATTCTGGCTCTGGAAACCATGTACCTCAACAGCATGGCGCTAATCGTTCTGTTCGGACTCTGGCAGGGCGCCGCCCTGTTCTTCGAGGCCGCACTCCTGGTGGCCATGCTCGGTTTCGCCAGCACCGCGGCGTTGTGCAAGTTTCTCCTGCGCGGCGACATTATTGAATGA
- a CDS encoding Na+/H+ antiporter subunit G yields the protein MSFTVELIICALVLLGGLFALLGSIGVLKMSDFYTRLHAPTLAATVGMGSLLIASIIAFTVREQSLSAHELLITLFVMITAPVTAHMLAKVALHQRQQSVASTQNQALTERIRKRLPPE from the coding sequence ATGAGCTTTACGGTAGAACTGATTATCTGCGCCTTGGTCCTGCTTGGAGGACTCTTCGCCCTGCTGGGCTCCATTGGCGTGCTGAAAATGAGCGACTTTTATACCCGATTACATGCGCCAACCCTGGCCGCGACAGTAGGTATGGGATCGCTGTTGATCGCCTCCATCATCGCCTTCACCGTGCGTGAGCAGAGCCTTTCCGCCCATGAACTGCTGATCACCCTGTTTGTCATGATCACCGCGCCAGTCACGGCGCATATGCTGGCGAAAGTTGCGCTGCACCAACGCCAGCAGTCGGTTGCGAGCACTCAGAATCAGGCGCTGACGGAGAGAATACGCAAACGCCTGCCTCCTGAGTAA
- a CDS encoding YgiQ family radical SAM protein: MHAARPLFSYQRYWAECFGTAEFLPMSRKEMEAQGWDSCDIIIISGDAYVDHPSFGMAVIGRLWESHGFRVGIIAQPDWSSKDAFMALGKPNLFYAVSAGNMDSMINRYTADRKLRHDDAYTPNNEGGKRPDRAVLVYTQRCKEAYSDVPVLVGGIEASLRRIAHYDYWSDKVRRSVLFDSKADLLVYGNAERAVVEIAHRAAAGEHLKDMTNIRGTACVLSELPHDWEVKDSTRIDKPGRVDPLPNPYAYANEEGTEEGCGSKQAAANEPEEQVVHILPPSGGHKRFILLPSYEKVRNDPVLYAHTSRVLHLETNPANAHNLAQKHGDRFLWVNPPAIPLQTKELDDVFELPYQRIPHPAYGKARIPAYDMIRFSVNIMRGCFGGCSFCSITEHEGRWIQSRSQDSVIREIENIRDKTPGFTGTISDLGGPTANMYHLNCKSEEIHANCRRLSCVYPTICKNLKTDHSETTQLYRRARALPGVKRVMIASGLRYDLAVEDPEYVRELVTHHVGGYLKIAPEHSEEAPLSKMMKPGMGTYYKFKEMFERFSKEAGKEQYLIPYFIAAHPGTTDEDMLNLAMWLKENGFRADQVQAFYPSPMASATAMYHSERDPLHRINYKTDKVYIPKGERQRRLHKAFLRYHDPDNWPMLREALQRMGKAHLIGYGKKHLVPPTQPANHPSAKKYGSKLNPQGGQPRKGRVLTQHTGLPPRQGAGPKRGKSAGRSPAKG, translated from the coding sequence ATGCACGCGGCGCGTCCTCTGTTTTCCTATCAACGCTATTGGGCCGAATGCTTCGGCACGGCGGAATTTTTGCCGATGTCACGCAAGGAGATGGAGGCGCAGGGCTGGGATAGCTGCGACATTATCATCATCAGCGGCGACGCGTATGTCGATCACCCCAGCTTCGGCATGGCGGTGATTGGACGCCTGTGGGAATCCCACGGTTTCCGCGTCGGCATCATTGCGCAGCCGGACTGGTCGTCGAAGGACGCCTTCATGGCGTTGGGCAAGCCCAACCTGTTCTACGCCGTGTCCGCCGGCAACATGGACTCCATGATCAACCGCTACACCGCGGACCGCAAACTGCGTCACGACGATGCTTACACGCCCAATAACGAAGGCGGCAAACGCCCCGACCGCGCGGTTCTGGTGTACACCCAGCGCTGTAAAGAAGCCTATAGCGACGTGCCGGTGCTGGTCGGCGGCATCGAAGCCAGCCTGCGCCGCATCGCTCATTATGATTACTGGTCGGATAAAGTGCGCCGCTCGGTATTGTTCGACTCCAAAGCCGACCTGCTGGTCTACGGCAACGCGGAGAGAGCCGTGGTGGAGATCGCCCATCGCGCCGCCGCCGGCGAGCATTTGAAAGATATGACCAACATTCGCGGCACAGCCTGTGTATTGTCGGAGCTGCCCCATGACTGGGAAGTGAAAGACTCCACCCGCATCGACAAACCCGGGCGCGTCGACCCGCTCCCCAATCCTTACGCATACGCCAATGAGGAAGGGACGGAGGAAGGTTGCGGCTCCAAGCAGGCCGCCGCTAATGAACCGGAAGAGCAAGTAGTGCATATTCTGCCGCCTAGCGGCGGCCACAAGCGCTTTATTCTGCTGCCGTCCTATGAAAAAGTGCGCAACGATCCCGTCCTGTACGCGCACACTTCCCGCGTTCTGCATTTGGAAACCAATCCCGCCAACGCCCATAACCTGGCGCAGAAGCACGGCGACCGCTTCTTGTGGGTGAACCCGCCGGCGATTCCACTGCAGACCAAAGAACTGGATGACGTCTTCGAACTGCCTTATCAGCGCATTCCTCATCCGGCGTACGGCAAGGCGCGTATTCCCGCCTATGACATGATCCGTTTTTCCGTGAACATCATGCGCGGCTGTTTCGGCGGCTGCTCCTTCTGCTCCATTACTGAGCACGAAGGGCGCTGGATTCAAAGCCGTTCCCAGGACTCCGTCATCCGCGAGATCGAGAACATTCGCGACAAGACGCCCGGCTTTACCGGTACTATCTCCGACCTGGGCGGTCCCACCGCCAACATGTATCACCTCAACTGCAAGAGCGAGGAGATTCACGCCAACTGCCGTCGCCTGTCCTGCGTTTATCCGACAATCTGTAAGAACCTGAAAACCGATCATTCGGAGACCACGCAGCTCTACCGTCGCGCCCGCGCGCTGCCCGGAGTGAAGCGGGTGATGATCGCCTCCGGCTTACGCTATGACCTGGCCGTGGAAGATCCGGAATACGTACGCGAGCTGGTGACTCACCATGTCGGCGGCTATCTGAAAATCGCACCGGAGCATTCTGAGGAAGCGCCCCTGTCGAAAATGATGAAGCCTGGCATGGGCACCTACTACAAGTTCAAGGAGATGTTCGAACGCTTCTCCAAAGAAGCGGGTAAAGAACAGTATCTGATTCCCTACTTCATCGCCGCCCACCCAGGCACCACGGATGAAGACATGCTGAATCTGGCGATGTGGCTGAAGGAAAACGGCTTCCGCGCCGATCAGGTGCAGGCGTTCTATCCTTCTCCGATGGCCAGCGCCACCGCCATGTATCACTCTGAGCGCGATCCCTTGCACCGCATCAACTATAAGACGGACAAGGTATACATCCCGAAAGGCGAACGGCAGCGCCGTCTGCATAAGGCGTTTCTGCGCTATCACGATCCGGACAACTGGCCCATGCTCAGAGAAGCCCTGCAGCGTATGGGCAAGGCGCATTTGATTGGCTACGGCAAGAAGCACCTGGTGCCGCCGACGCAGCCAGCGAATCACCCCAGCGCCAAGAAGTACGGCTCCAAGCTGAATCCACAAGGCGGACAGCCGCGCAAAGGCCGGGTTCTAACCCAGCACACTGGCCTGCCTCCCCGTCAGGGCGCCGGGCCCAAACGCGGTAAGTCTGCTGGACGCTCTCCGGCTAAAGGCTGA